One window of Biomphalaria glabrata chromosome 6, xgBioGlab47.1, whole genome shotgun sequence genomic DNA carries:
- the LOC106077394 gene encoding 40S ribosomal protein S4-like — MGYRGRRKSLKRLAAPKSWMLDKSGGVFAPKCSPGPHKARESFPLTLFLRNRLKYALSYTEVKKIVKQRLIKIDGKIRTDNCYPTGFMDVVTIDRTNENFRILYDVKGRFVVHRIKAEEAKYKLCRVRKTGTGPKNVPFLVTNDGRTIRYPDPLVKVNDTIMLDIASGKMKEFIKFDTGNLVMITGGHNLGRVGTITHRERHPGSFDIVHVKDALGHTFATRLSYVFVIGKGSKPWISLPRGKGVKLTISEERDRRIAAKTQ; from the exons ATG GGTTACCGTGGACGAAGAAAGTCGCTCAAGCGCTTAGCAGCACCTAAATCATGGATGCTAGATAAATCTGGAGGAGTTTTT gcaCCTAAATGTAGTCCTGGACCTCACAAAGCTCGTGAGAGCTTTCCCTTGACACTGTTTCTGCGTAACCGTTTGAAGTATGCACTTTCTTACACCGAagtgaaaaaaattgtcaagCAGAGGCTTATCAAAATTGATGGGAAAATTCGTACTGATAACTGCTACCCCACAGGATTCATGG ATGTTGTTACCATTGACAGAACCAATGAAAACTTTAGGATCTTGTATGATGTGAAAGGAAGATTTGTTGTTCATAGGATTAAAGCAGAAGAAGCCAAG TACAAGTTGTGTCGCGTTCGTAAAACTGGCACAGGACCTAAAAATGTTCCCTTCCTTGTCACCAATGATGGCAGGACTATTAGGTATCCAGATCCATTGGTGAAGGTTAATGACACTATCATGCTTGACATAGCTTCTGGCAAGATGAAGGAATTTATCAAGTTTGACACAG gCAACCTTGTGATGATTACTGGTGGCCATAACTTGGGACGTGTTGGAACCATTACTCACAGAGAGAGACATCCTGGTTCATTTGATATTGTCCATGTTAAGGATGCGCTTGGACACACTTTTGCCACCag GttgtcctatgtgtttgtcattgGTAAAGGAAGCAAACCTTGGATCTCTTTGCCAAGAGGAAAAGGTGTTAAGCTGACCATTTctgaagagagagacaggagaATAGCTGCTAAGACCCAGTAA